The Miscanthus floridulus cultivar M001 chromosome 7, ASM1932011v1, whole genome shotgun sequence genome includes a region encoding these proteins:
- the LOC136463085 gene encoding GDSL esterase/lipase At5g45910-like: MGGRGATLAVLAVVVLAAVGGAGAEAESSEASAKGRYHALFNFGDSLADAGNLIQNGTPEILATARLPYGQTYFGKPTGRCSDGRLVVDHLAQEFGLPLLPPSKAKNASFAHGANFAITGATALDTPYFEAKGLGAVIWNSGALMTQIQWFRDLKPFFCNTTEACKKFFAKALFVVGEFGGNDYNAPLFAGMGIPEAYKFMPDVIQGISDGIEALIAEGAVEMIVPGVMPTGCFPVYLNMLDVSEEGKGSRSGCVRQYNTFSWVHNAHLKAMLEKLRAKHPNVRIIYGDYYTPVIQFMLQPEKFGFAKQLPRACCGAPSTPERAAYNFNVTAKCGEPGATACPDPTTHWSWDGIHLTEAAYRHIAKGWLYGPFADQPIIQSS, encoded by the exons ATGGGAGGAAGGGGCGCGACGCTCGCCGTGTTGGCGGTGGTGGTTCTTGCGGCGGTCGGCGGCGCTGGCGCCGAGGCGGAATCGAGCGAGGCGTCGGCCAAGGGGAGGTACCACGCGCTCTTCAACTTTGGGGACTCGCTAGCCGACGCTGGCAACCTCATCCAGAACGGCACACCGGAGATCCTGGCCACCGCGCGCCTGCCCTACGGCCAGACCTACTTCGGGAAGCCCACCGGCCGCTGCTCCGACGGACGCCTCGTCGTCGACCACCTCG CGCAAGAGTTCGgcctgccgctgctgccgccgtcCAAGGCCAAGAACGCCAGCTTCGCGCACGGCGCCAACTTCGCCATCACCGGCGCCACCGCGCTCGACACGCCCTACTTCGAGGCCAAGGGGCTCGGTGCCGTCATCTGGAACTCCGGAGCGCTCATGACCCAAATCCAGTGGTTCCGTGATCTCAAGCCTTTCTTCTGCAACACCACGGAGG CATGCAAGAAATTCTTTGCCAAGGCGCTGTTTGTGGTCGGTGAGTTTGGCGGCAACGACTACAATGCTCCCCTCTTTGCGGGCATGGGCATCCCAGAGGCCTACAAATTCATGCCGGATGTCATCCAGGGCATCTCTGATGGTATTGAG GCACTGATTGCTGAGGGGGCTGTGGAGATGATTGTGCCTGGTGTCATGCCCACTGGCTGCTTCCCAGTGTACTTGAACATGCTTGATGTGTCCGAAGAGGGAAAGGGCTCCCGCAGTGGGTGTGTCCGCCAGTACAACACATTCTCCTGGGTGCACAATGCACATCTCAAGGCCATGCTTGAGAAGCTCCGGGCTAAGCACCCCAATGTGAGGATCATATATGGCGATTACTACACTCCAGTTATCCAGTTCATGCTTCAGCCTGAGAAGTTTG GTTTTGCCAAACAACTGCCTAGGGCATGTTGTGGGGCTCCATCGACTCCTGAGAGAGCAGCTTACAACTTCAATGTCACGGCCAAATGTGGCGAGCCTGGTGCAACTGCCTGTCCTGATCCGACAACCCATTGGAGCTGGGATGGCATTCACCTGACGGAGGCTGCTTACCGCCATATCGCCAAAGGCTGGTTATATGGGCCTTTCGCGGACCAACCAATCATCCAATCCTCATGA